One window of Desulfobacca acetoxidans DSM 11109 genomic DNA carries:
- a CDS encoding PhoH family protein has product MRKGLLAASGGANRKLAFADNQLVQILFGQQCQHLRIIDRLLHIKTNVRGNEVILEGAEPAVELAGRTLEELYGLIQAGYPITGQDVQYALRILKENQEADLKSIFLDTVYITALKRRITPKSLNQKRYLQAIRTYDMVFGIGPAGTGKTYLAMAMAVAALVNNDCNRIVLTRPAVEAGEKLGFLPGDLFEKVNPYLRPLYDALHDMMDFDKASQLMQRGVIEVAPLAFMRGRTLNNAFVILDEAQNTTSEQMMMFLTRLGFGSRAVITGDITQVDLPAGASSGLKEAITILQNIDGIDFVYFNKNDVVRHPLVQDIILAYENFQSQKHRPVARETAALRYDDVHDRKEKQP; this is encoded by the coding sequence ATGAGAAAAGGCCTCTTGGCTGCCAGCGGTGGCGCAAACCGGAAGCTTGCTTTTGCCGATAATCAACTGGTGCAGATTCTTTTCGGCCAGCAGTGCCAACATCTGCGGATTATTGACCGTCTGTTGCATATCAAAACGAATGTCCGGGGCAATGAGGTGATCCTGGAAGGAGCCGAACCCGCAGTTGAACTGGCCGGACGGACTTTGGAGGAGCTCTATGGCTTGATTCAGGCGGGCTATCCCATTACTGGCCAGGACGTTCAATACGCTCTGAGAATCCTCAAGGAGAACCAGGAAGCCGACCTCAAAAGTATCTTTCTGGATACGGTTTATATCACCGCCCTGAAGCGTCGCATCACGCCCAAAAGCCTCAACCAGAAGCGTTACCTTCAGGCCATTCGCACTTATGACATGGTCTTCGGCATCGGTCCGGCCGGCACAGGCAAGACATATCTTGCCATGGCGATGGCGGTGGCGGCTTTAGTTAACAACGACTGCAACCGTATTGTCTTGACCCGGCCGGCAGTAGAAGCCGGAGAGAAATTGGGCTTCTTGCCCGGCGATCTGTTTGAAAAGGTCAATCCCTATCTGCGCCCGCTCTATGATGCCCTCCACGATATGATGGATTTTGACAAAGCCTCACAGCTTATGCAGCGCGGCGTTATTGAGGTAGCCCCCTTGGCTTTTATGCGCGGCCGCACCCTGAATAATGCCTTCGTAATATTAGACGAGGCCCAGAACACTACTTCGGAGCAGATGATGATGTTCCTCACCCGGCTGGGTTTTGGCTCTCGGGCCGTGATCACCGGCGATATTACGCAGGTTGATCTGCCTGCCGGAGCCAGCTCGGGCCTGAAAGAGGCTATAACGATACTTCAAAATATCGATGGCATTGATTTTGTGTATTTTAATAAGAATGACGTGGTGCGCCATCCCCTGGTGCAGGATATCATATTAGCCTACGAAAACTTTCAATCCCAGAAACACCGACCTGTTGCTCGAGAAACTGCCGCCTTGCGGTACGACGACGTTCATGATCGAAAAGAAAAACAACCATAA
- the infB gene encoding translation initiation factor IF-2 yields MAKTRVTHLAKEFNLDVKELILRLREINIEVENYLSSIDATDVARAREVLAKTVPLVEEQRVGSNVKRRRTLARPKPMSEKTSVSAFRAGQTVEQGSILPSDSPVAEIQALPPDAPVAAVKPGKPLAAPPKRRRTVDKPAKIIALPEAPKKPVTVVEEAPAEIAPEIQIPIQLEIKSETPAAYPAEQVEVQPDGMPLTVEPEETTVAPEISGRKSSRLAEAKTPDASMALKRQKAKKARKDTPARIISLPPVEEAAAPVATSTPARRTPRVIEITKTKEEKPVVAVADKEEKKGRVKKKRGKKPGAAEDDASKKKAFRKKEIREGAELYEGKEAESIGGVKKKGVRKAIRKMAKTELTVPKAIKRRVKVGDAITVGELAKKMGIKFSELVKKLMGLGIMANINQPLDYDAAVLVASEFGYEVERATLLEEDILNLPTKEEGELLPRPPVVTIMGHVDHGKTSLLDAIRQSHLIDREAGGITQHIGAYQVSFDHGEVVFLDTPGHEAFTAMRARGAQVTDIVVLVVAADDGVMPQTLEAINHAKAAGVPLVVAVNKIDKPDANPDRVKRELADRGVVPEEWGGDVQFAEVSAKKIIGIDDLLEKILLQAEILELKSNSDTLARGRIIEAKLDKGRGAVGTVLVQNGTLKAGDVFVCGLEYGRVRAMFDDRGLRVEQASPSTPVEVQGFSGVPQAGDEFIVLENERVAKQVAQMRQLKQREAAMARLSKVTLEKLYERFQEGMVKELNLILKADVQGSIEALTQALQELGNKEIKVNIIHTGAGDISETDIMLASASNAIVIGFNVRANPKAQSLAEQEQVDVRFYDVIYNLVNDVHSALEGMLEPIFEERSLGRVEVRQVFTISKLGTIAGSYVLDGKVERNSLVRVKRNDAVIYEGKIASLKRFKDDVKEVQAGYECGIGLEKFNELHPGDIIEIYQMEEIKPHLAPIASKTE; encoded by the coding sequence ATGGCCAAAACCAGGGTTACGCATTTAGCCAAAGAATTTAATCTGGATGTTAAAGAACTTATTTTGCGCTTGCGGGAAATAAACATCGAGGTGGAGAACTATCTCAGCTCCATAGACGCTACCGATGTAGCCCGAGCCCGAGAAGTGCTCGCTAAAACTGTACCTCTGGTTGAGGAGCAACGGGTAGGATCGAATGTGAAACGTCGTCGAACATTGGCCAGACCGAAACCGATGTCAGAAAAAACCTCTGTTTCTGCATTTCGCGCCGGTCAAACTGTAGAGCAGGGATCTATCTTGCCGTCTGATAGTCCTGTTGCTGAAATCCAAGCACTACCGCCAGATGCCCCAGTTGCCGCTGTAAAGCCTGGAAAGCCTTTGGCAGCGCCGCCGAAGCGGCGTAGAACCGTCGATAAACCGGCCAAAATCATTGCCTTGCCGGAAGCTCCAAAAAAACCAGTCACGGTCGTAGAAGAGGCGCCGGCCGAGATTGCCCCTGAAATTCAAATACCGATCCAGTTAGAAATAAAGTCTGAGACCCCTGCTGCTTACCCCGCTGAGCAGGTTGAGGTTCAGCCCGATGGAATGCCGCTTACCGTGGAACCTGAAGAGACGACGGTTGCTCCTGAGATTAGTGGCCGAAAATCTTCCAGACTGGCAGAGGCCAAAACTCCGGATGCTTCTATGGCTTTGAAGCGCCAGAAAGCCAAGAAGGCCAGGAAAGATACTCCAGCACGTATCATCAGTCTACCCCCGGTGGAGGAGGCGGCTGCTCCTGTGGCAACCTCTACGCCAGCCCGCAGAACTCCCCGAGTAATTGAAATCACCAAGACCAAAGAAGAAAAACCCGTAGTGGCGGTAGCTGATAAGGAAGAAAAAAAAGGCAGGGTCAAAAAGAAACGCGGCAAAAAACCGGGGGCAGCAGAAGATGACGCTTCCAAGAAAAAAGCCTTCCGGAAAAAGGAAATCAGAGAAGGTGCCGAGCTCTACGAGGGCAAAGAGGCGGAAAGTATCGGGGGGGTTAAGAAGAAAGGGGTTAGGAAGGCTATCCGCAAGATGGCCAAGACCGAGTTGACGGTTCCTAAGGCCATAAAACGCCGGGTCAAAGTGGGGGACGCCATCACCGTAGGGGAATTGGCCAAAAAGATGGGCATCAAGTTCAGTGAATTGGTCAAGAAGCTTATGGGACTAGGCATTATGGCCAACATTAATCAACCCTTGGATTATGATGCGGCGGTTTTGGTTGCCAGCGAATTCGGATACGAGGTAGAACGGGCGACTCTCCTTGAAGAAGATATCCTCAATCTTCCAACCAAAGAAGAGGGTGAGCTCCTGCCCCGGCCACCCGTAGTGACCATTATGGGCCATGTTGATCATGGCAAAACTTCGTTATTGGACGCCATCCGGCAAAGTCATCTGATTGATCGCGAGGCGGGCGGCATAACCCAGCATATCGGCGCCTACCAGGTTTCTTTCGATCATGGGGAAGTAGTCTTTTTAGATACACCCGGCCATGAAGCCTTTACTGCCATGCGCGCCCGGGGTGCTCAGGTCACTGACATAGTTGTCCTAGTTGTAGCTGCTGATGACGGCGTCATGCCGCAGACCCTGGAAGCCATCAATCACGCCAAGGCTGCCGGAGTGCCCTTGGTAGTGGCGGTGAATAAAATTGACAAACCGGACGCTAATCCCGATCGGGTGAAGCGGGAACTGGCCGATCGCGGGGTTGTCCCGGAAGAATGGGGCGGCGATGTGCAGTTTGCTGAGGTCTCCGCCAAAAAAATTATCGGGATCGATGACCTCTTGGAAAAAATCCTCCTGCAGGCCGAAATCCTTGAGCTTAAATCTAACTCCGACACTCTGGCCCGGGGGCGGATTATCGAGGCCAAACTTGACAAAGGAAGGGGCGCCGTGGGAACAGTCCTGGTACAAAACGGCACCCTCAAGGCTGGTGATGTCTTTGTCTGCGGACTGGAATACGGGCGGGTACGGGCTATGTTCGATGATCGGGGGCTGCGGGTGGAACAGGCTTCTCCCTCAACACCGGTTGAAGTACAAGGGTTCAGTGGCGTTCCTCAGGCCGGAGATGAGTTCATTGTCTTGGAAAACGAACGCGTGGCCAAACAGGTAGCCCAGATGCGGCAACTGAAACAGCGGGAAGCTGCCATGGCCAGGCTCAGCAAGGTTACCCTGGAAAAGCTGTACGAACGTTTTCAGGAGGGTATGGTCAAAGAGCTCAATCTTATTTTAAAGGCTGACGTTCAAGGTTCTATCGAAGCCCTGACGCAGGCCTTGCAAGAGCTCGGCAACAAGGAAATCAAGGTCAACATCATCCATACGGGTGCCGGAGATATTTCCGAAACCGATATCATGTTGGCCTCGGCCTCCAACGCCATTGTCATCGGCTTTAATGTCCGGGCCAATCCCAAGGCCCAGAGCCTGGCTGAGCAGGAGCAGGTGGACGTACGTTTCTATGATGTTATCTATAATCTAGTGAACGATGTGCATTCCGCCCTTGAAGGAATGTTGGAACCGATTTTTGAAGAACGCTCCCTCGGTCGCGTTGAGGTTCGCCAGGTCTTCACGATCTCTAAATTGGGTACTATTGCTGGATCCTACGTGTTGGATGGCAAAGTGGAACGGAATTCCTTGGTGCGGGTCAAACGCAATGATGCCGTCATCTATGAAGGCAAGATTGCTTCTCTAAAACGCTTTAAGGATGATGTCAAAGAAGTTCAGGCCGGGTATGAGTGCGGCATCGGCCTGGAGAAATTTAACGAGCTTCATCCGGGCGACATTATAGAGATTTACCAGATGGAGGAAATTAAGCCCCATCTGGCGCCGATTGCCAGCAAAACCGAATAG
- the pnp gene encoding polyribonucleotide nucleotidyltransferase, translating into MMAKTFEVEVGGRILAFEIDKMAAQASGAVFARYGDTGVLVTAVASDRLREGIDFLPLTVDYLEMSYAAGRIPGGFFRREIGRPSEKETLTSRLIDRPIRPLFPKGFFHELQIIATVLSVDMENDPDIIALNGASAALAISDIPFQGPIAAVRMGKVGGELMVNPTISQLKESTLNLIVAGSNDALVMVEGGAELASEEEILEALFTAHAEMQPILRLQEQMRVEAGKTKRPVSEIIIDETLKTRVEELSRALILQAIAQAEKKVRHQAMEDGLQTVLTTLESEYEGREKEITGFYHDLEKTLVRDLVLNQKRRIDGRSYTDIRPISCEVGLLSRTHGSALFSRGETQALAVATLGTVSDEQRIETLTGDTFKAFMLHYNFPPYSVGETRMLRGPSRREIGHGALAERALSRVLPQPEEFPYTIRVVSEILSSNGSSSMATVCGGSLAMMDAGIPIKAPVAGVAMGLIKEENNIAILSDILGDEDHLGDMDFKVAGTAAGITALQMDIKIGGINREIMSQALHQAREARLHILSRMNEAIDQPRTQLKENAPKIVVMTINPDKIREVIGPGGKTVKNIVAVTGAKIDIEDDGRIHIASPDALAANQAIRMIQELTQEPEIGQLYRGKVKKIVDFGAFVEILPGTDGLVHISELDKQRVKKVTDILKEGDEVLVKVLDVDRQGKIRLSRKAALDLDQDSVNP; encoded by the coding sequence ATTATGGCAAAAACCTTTGAAGTAGAGGTTGGAGGAAGAATTCTGGCCTTTGAAATTGACAAAATGGCGGCTCAGGCCAGCGGCGCGGTATTTGCCCGTTACGGCGACACCGGGGTACTGGTAACTGCGGTCGCGTCAGATCGCCTCCGCGAAGGCATCGACTTTCTGCCCCTCACGGTGGATTATTTGGAAATGTCTTATGCAGCCGGCCGGATACCTGGGGGTTTCTTCCGTCGGGAGATTGGCCGTCCGAGTGAAAAGGAGACCCTGACCTCACGGCTGATTGATCGTCCCATCCGCCCTCTGTTCCCCAAAGGCTTCTTTCACGAATTACAGATTATTGCGACGGTGCTCTCCGTCGATATGGAAAACGATCCGGACATTATCGCCTTAAACGGTGCCTCTGCGGCCCTGGCAATTTCGGATATCCCCTTTCAGGGTCCGATTGCCGCAGTCCGGATGGGCAAAGTTGGCGGCGAACTGATGGTCAACCCGACTATTTCACAACTTAAAGAAAGCACCCTCAATCTTATCGTCGCCGGCTCCAATGACGCCCTGGTGATGGTAGAGGGTGGGGCTGAACTGGCCTCAGAAGAAGAGATCCTGGAGGCCCTGTTCACCGCGCACGCCGAGATGCAGCCGATCCTGAGATTGCAAGAGCAGATGCGGGTCGAAGCGGGCAAAACCAAAAGACCTGTTTCAGAGATAATCATCGATGAGACCCTGAAAACCAGGGTGGAGGAACTGAGTCGGGCGTTAATCCTCCAAGCTATAGCCCAAGCAGAAAAAAAGGTCCGCCACCAGGCGATGGAGGATGGTCTGCAGACAGTCCTCACAACTCTGGAGTCTGAATACGAAGGACGTGAAAAAGAAATTACCGGATTTTATCATGACTTAGAAAAGACCCTGGTACGGGACCTAGTGCTTAATCAAAAACGGCGGATCGACGGCCGCAGCTATACCGACATTCGACCCATCTCCTGTGAAGTAGGGCTCCTCAGCCGGACGCACGGTTCAGCGTTGTTTTCCCGGGGCGAAACCCAGGCCCTGGCTGTCGCCACCTTGGGAACCGTCTCTGATGAACAGCGTATTGAGACGCTTACCGGAGACACCTTCAAGGCTTTTATGCTGCATTATAATTTCCCTCCTTACAGCGTCGGCGAAACCCGGATGCTGCGGGGACCAAGCCGCCGCGAAATCGGTCATGGAGCCCTGGCAGAGCGGGCCCTCAGTCGGGTTCTGCCCCAACCCGAGGAATTTCCTTATACTATTCGCGTTGTTTCCGAAATCCTTTCCTCAAATGGTTCTTCCTCCATGGCCACTGTCTGCGGTGGCTCCTTGGCCATGATGGACGCCGGCATTCCCATTAAAGCTCCGGTGGCCGGGGTGGCCATGGGACTCATTAAAGAGGAGAATAATATCGCCATCCTGTCTGACATCTTAGGCGACGAAGATCATTTAGGGGATATGGATTTTAAAGTAGCGGGCACGGCTGCGGGTATCACCGCCCTTCAGATGGACATCAAGATCGGCGGTATCAATCGGGAGATCATGAGCCAGGCGCTGCACCAGGCACGGGAAGCCAGGCTGCACATCCTGAGTCGAATGAATGAGGCCATCGACCAGCCACGGACTCAACTCAAAGAGAACGCTCCTAAAATCGTCGTGATGACCATTAATCCCGATAAGATTCGGGAGGTAATCGGACCCGGCGGCAAAACGGTGAAAAACATCGTGGCTGTTACGGGCGCCAAAATTGACATCGAAGATGATGGCCGGATTCATATCGCCTCGCCGGACGCCCTGGCTGCCAACCAGGCCATTCGAATGATCCAGGAACTCACCCAAGAACCGGAAATTGGACAGTTATACCGCGGAAAGGTTAAGAAGATTGTCGATTTCGGTGCCTTCGTAGAGATCCTGCCCGGCACCGACGGTCTGGTCCACATCTCGGAATTGGATAAACAGCGGGTCAAAAAGGTAACCGACATCCTCAAAGAAGGCGACGAAGTCCTGGTAAAAGTGTTAGATGTCGATCGACAGGGAAAAATCCGCCTGTCACGTAAAGCGGCGTTGGATCTCGATCAGGATTCGGTAAATCCTTAA
- the rbfA gene encoding 30S ribosome-binding factor RbfA, with product MLTDYKRRDRIGELLREKIALILLRKSRDPRLQQITITSVAISDDLRRAKVYYLTRGQEAEVPANQKALQKASGFIKQELAQEHILRVMPELIFQLDDSWRRGERVDSLLRRLGQESTPPDDSQGSS from the coding sequence ATGCTTACAGATTATAAGAGGCGCGATCGAATCGGAGAATTGCTGCGGGAAAAGATTGCCCTTATTTTACTGCGCAAGAGCCGCGATCCTCGGTTGCAGCAGATCACTATTACCAGCGTCGCGATTAGCGATGATCTGCGGCGCGCCAAGGTTTACTATCTAACCCGCGGGCAGGAGGCGGAAGTCCCCGCCAATCAGAAGGCATTGCAAAAGGCCTCGGGTTTCATTAAGCAGGAGTTGGCGCAGGAACATATCCTGCGAGTGATGCCGGAATTGATTTTTCAGCTTGACGACTCCTGGCGCCGCGGCGAGCGGGTGGATTCTCTCCTGCGGCGACTTGGCCAAGAGTCCACTCCCCCCGATGATTCCCAGGGATCGTCATGA
- the rpsO gene encoding 30S ribosomal protein S15: MALNVEQKSNIINRFRLHEADTGSPEVQVAILSERISYLTDHFKTHAKDHHSRRGLIKLVGQRRRLLNYLKKKDIERYRSLIDQLGLRK, from the coding sequence GTGGCATTAAACGTTGAACAGAAGAGTAATATCATCAATCGGTTCCGACTGCATGAAGCAGATACCGGATCACCGGAGGTGCAGGTAGCTATCCTGAGCGAACGCATCAGTTATCTGACCGATCATTTTAAAACTCACGCCAAGGATCACCATTCCCGGCGCGGTTTAATCAAGCTGGTGGGTCAACGGCGGCGTCTGCTCAATTATCTAAAAAAGAAGGATATTGAACGTTATCGCAGTCTTATCGATCAGTTAGGCCTGCGGAAATAA
- a CDS encoding M16 family metallopeptidase: MYQKTVLPHGVRVVTEALPHFHSVSLGIWLNTGSRDETAGENGMAHFLEHMAFKGTGRRSASELACQIDQLGGTANAFTTQENTCFHGKVLAAELPRLFDLLSDILLNPVYDTAELEKERQVILQEIDELEDTPDEYVHVLFNRHFYGDSAFGRPIMGSADTVCNFTRLLLLDYRQSHYHPQDIVIAAAGRLEHEALVNLAAAAFGDFHNCRCSRPRQKVATYPGAHNFLKDLEQVHLVAGGKAPAAGEDSRYMAILLNLILGGNMSSRLFQEIRERQGLCYSIYSFLHCFSDAGLLAISASVSPENFEQLLDTIRREIEALKTTGVSPQELQAAVDYSRASLYLSAEDSDNRMMRLARNELSFGHYLSYEEIIDHLASVTPHQVIEKAQDWLDLGSWQIVCLGPLKASTISIG; the protein is encoded by the coding sequence ATGTATCAGAAAACCGTACTGCCCCATGGCGTCCGGGTGGTAACCGAGGCGCTTCCCCATTTTCATTCGGTTTCATTGGGAATCTGGCTTAACACCGGCTCTCGGGATGAGACCGCCGGAGAAAATGGCATGGCCCACTTCCTGGAACATATGGCCTTCAAAGGAACAGGGCGCCGCTCGGCCAGCGAGCTGGCCTGTCAAATCGACCAGTTGGGGGGAACTGCCAATGCCTTTACCACCCAGGAAAATACCTGTTTTCACGGCAAGGTGTTGGCTGCTGAGCTTCCCCGACTCTTCGATCTGTTGAGCGATATCCTGCTCAACCCGGTGTATGATACTGCCGAATTAGAGAAGGAACGCCAGGTAATTCTCCAGGAAATCGATGAACTCGAAGATACTCCGGATGAATATGTCCATGTTCTCTTTAACCGGCATTTTTATGGTGACTCCGCCTTCGGTCGACCGATCATGGGCAGTGCTGATACCGTATGTAATTTTACCCGCCTGCTGCTTTTGGACTACCGCCAGTCCCATTACCACCCCCAAGATATAGTAATCGCTGCGGCTGGCCGCTTAGAGCATGAGGCCCTGGTAAATCTAGCCGCCGCCGCTTTTGGGGATTTCCACAATTGCCGCTGCTCCCGTCCACGACAGAAGGTCGCCACCTATCCTGGGGCTCACAATTTCCTAAAGGATCTGGAACAGGTACATCTGGTCGCCGGCGGCAAGGCACCTGCCGCCGGAGAGGACAGCCGGTATATGGCAATTCTGTTGAACCTGATCCTGGGCGGCAATATGAGTTCACGCCTTTTTCAAGAAATACGGGAGAGGCAGGGATTGTGCTACTCCATTTATTCCTTCTTACACTGCTTCAGTGATGCTGGCCTATTAGCCATTAGCGCTTCCGTTAGTCCGGAAAATTTTGAGCAACTGCTAGACACCATTCGACGTGAAATCGAGGCCCTGAAAACCACCGGAGTCTCCCCCCAGGAATTGCAGGCGGCGGTCGATTATTCCCGCGCCTCATTGTATCTGAGTGCCGAAGACAGCGACAATCGGATGATGCGGTTGGCCAGGAACGAACTTAGCTTCGGCCATTACCTCTCCTATGAGGAAATAATCGATCATCTGGCCAGTGTCACTCCCCACCAGGTTATCGAAAAAGCTCAGGATTGGCTGGATCTGGGTAGCTGGCAAATCGTCTGCCTGGGGCCGCTCAAGGCATCTACTATTTCTATTGGCTGA
- the truB gene encoding tRNA pseudouridine(55) synthase TruB: MNPKPQGIIVIDKPAGPSSFGVVKAVRRLLKVKKIGHLGTLDPFAVGVLPLCLNEATKLVPFLIDAPKTYRATIVLGTETNTQDSTGEVIAHCPQLPAPEEVYRVAATFIGEQWQTPPLFSALHYQGQRLYQLARQGTLIDIPARRISILDLSVESVNLPELIMTVTCSKGTYIRTLAADIGSRLGCGAHLKALQRQRVGPFTLDQAICLSSNPDEADVPGLLDHLIPLVDCLPHLPTLEVDSGMTAKLRQGQSMLLDGKLMEMTWARPEERLKVVCERSLIAVAEVRDSVSARKVQPVRVFNP; the protein is encoded by the coding sequence ATGAACCCAAAGCCCCAGGGAATTATTGTTATCGACAAACCGGCCGGACCTTCCTCTTTTGGAGTAGTAAAGGCCGTCCGACGACTCTTGAAAGTAAAGAAGATCGGTCACTTGGGAACCCTGGATCCCTTTGCCGTCGGAGTGCTGCCTCTTTGTCTGAATGAAGCCACCAAGCTTGTTCCCTTCTTGATCGATGCTCCCAAGACCTATAGGGCCACCATCGTCCTGGGAACTGAAACCAATACCCAGGATAGTACCGGTGAAGTAATAGCGCACTGCCCGCAACTACCTGCTCCGGAAGAAGTTTATCGAGTCGCCGCGACGTTCATCGGAGAGCAATGGCAGACTCCGCCGTTGTTCTCGGCACTTCACTACCAGGGGCAGCGCCTCTACCAATTGGCCCGACAGGGAACCCTTATTGATATTCCGGCAAGGCGGATTAGTATTCTAGACCTGTCGGTAGAATCAGTGAATCTTCCGGAACTTATCATGACGGTAACGTGTTCCAAGGGCACCTATATCCGCACCCTGGCGGCTGATATCGGTTCCCGTCTGGGCTGTGGTGCTCACCTCAAAGCCCTGCAACGTCAGCGGGTTGGTCCTTTTACTCTCGACCAGGCCATATGTCTTTCCAGCAACCCGGACGAAGCAGATGTGCCTGGGCTCCTCGACCATCTTATTCCTCTTGTCGATTGTCTGCCACACCTGCCAACACTAGAGGTAGATTCCGGGATGACTGCCAAGCTGCGGCAGGGACAATCCATGCTGCTGGATGGGAAACTGATGGAGATGACCTGGGCCCGACCGGAAGAGCGATTAAAAGTTGTCTGTGAGCGCAGCCTCATAGCCGTTGCCGAGGTCAGAGATAGTGTTTCAGCAAGAAAAGTGCAACCTGTGCGAGTATTTAATCCCTGA
- a CDS encoding DUF503 domain-containing protein, which produces MACITLHLPENRSLKGKRSVLKSLIEKIRHRYNAAIAEVDDHDLWQQAKLGLALVSNDSQLLDAMITKIIRYIEDQHVAQVVDSQVELWHW; this is translated from the coding sequence ATGGCTTGCATAACCCTGCATCTGCCTGAAAACCGTTCGCTCAAAGGCAAACGCAGTGTATTGAAGAGTCTGATCGAAAAGATCAGGCATCGATACAACGCCGCCATTGCCGAAGTTGACGATCACGATCTGTGGCAGCAGGCAAAATTAGGCCTAGCACTGGTGAGCAACGACTCTCAATTATTAGATGCTATGATCACAAAAATTATTCGCTATATCGAAGATCAGCATGTGGCGCAGGTGGTCGACTCCCAAGTGGAACTCTGGCATTGGTAG